CCGAGGGCTCCAAAAATCAGCAACCCGGCCAAGGCCGATTGCAGCCAAGGTGCCCAGGACCCAACCAAGTAGGAGCGCATACCCGGTCCCCGAGAGTGAATCTATTTTCCCCCGACTAACTTGTCGGGGAATAACAGAAGGACCTGAGCTGTCAAGATGGATTGGTTTGCAGGAAGATTTCCGGAAGTTGAACCCTCTTCGAGTTCAAGCTCCGGAAACTCCTTGCTGAGAAATTACTTGAGGAGATCTTTCACGGCGGTGACCACTTTTTCCACTGTGAAGCCGAAGTGTTTCAACAGATCTTTCAACGGCGCGGAAGCCCCGAACGTTTTCATACCTACCACGGCACCGGTAGTGCCGACATACTTGTACCAGCACATCGGCGAAGCCATTTCCACGGCGACGCGAGCGGTCACGGCTTTGGGTAGTACGCTCTCCTTGTACGCTTCGTCTTGCTTATCGAAGACTTCGGTACAGGGCATCGAGACTACGCGAGCGGCAATTCCATCGGCCTTCAATTTTTCATAAGCCTCTACCGCCAGACCCACTTCGGTACCGGTGGCAATCAGAATCACTTGAGGTTTGCCATTCGGAGCATCGGCGAGAACGTAGCCGCCCTTCGCCGCACCGCTGGCCGGGGCGTACTTGCTGCGATCCAGGATCGGCATGTCCTGGCGCGAGACCACCATCAGCGCCGGGTTGTGCGACAGTTTCATCAGCACCTTCCAGGACTCAGCGACTTCATTGGCATCACCTGGCCGGAAGACATAGAGATCGGGAATGGCCCGCAGGCTCGAAAGTTGTTCGATGGGCTGATGCGTCGGGCCATCTTCACCAACTCCGATGGAATCGTGGGTGAAGACATAGATGGGCGAAATGCCCATCAAAGAAGCTAACCGAAACGGCGGCCGTCCGTAATCGCTGAAGATCAGGAAGCCGGCACCATACGGTCGCACGCCGGAGAGTGCCATACCGTTGATGATCGAACCCATCGCATGCTCGCGAACGCCCCAGTGGAAATTGCGGCCACCCGGAGTCCCCGGCTGAAAATTGCCGGCGCCTTCAAATGTGAGTAGCGTCTTGGTCGAAGGGGCCAGGTCGGCCGAACCACCGATCAACCAGGGCACCGACTTGGCGACGGCGTTCAACACTTTACCGGATGCTTCGCGACCGGATATTGCGGCCGGTTTCTTCACGCCGGGATTCTTCGGATCTTCGGTCGGTTCCGAACTGAAGGCAGGAATTCCTTTTTCCCAGCCTTCGGGCAATTCGTGCTTCAGCAGCAACTCGAGTTGCTTGGCCAGTTCCGGGTAGGCCTTGGTATACTCGGCGAATTTGGCGTGCCAGGCGGTGCTCAATTCCTTGCCGCGCTTGCCGATGCCGTTGGCAAAATTTTCGTAGACACCGTCCGGGATTTCGAAAGTCTTCTCCGGATCGAAGCCCATGAGTTTCTTGGCTTCGGCGATCGGCTTGGTTCCCAGCGGTTCGCCGTGGGCCGTGTGGCTGCCTTCCTTGCCGGGAACTCCCCAGGCGATCACCGAATTGGCGACTACGAAAGTCGGCTTATCGGTCGTCTTCTGGAAGGTTTCGATGGCCTTGTTCAATTGAGTTAAATCGTTGGCATCGGTCACATGCAGAACGTTCCAGCCGAGGGCTTCCAGCCGTTTGGCGGTATCTTCCGTGAACGTGAGGCTGGTCGAGCCTTCAATCGTGATGCGGTTGCTATCGTAGATCCAGCAGAGGTTGTTCAGCTTCAGGTGCCCGGCCAGACTACCGGCTTCGTTACTGACCCCTTCCATCATGCAGCCGTCGCCGCAGAGGGCATAGATGCGGTGTGTGAAAATGTCGAAACCGGGTCGGTTGAAGTAATTCGCCAGCCATTTCTGAGCGATGGCCATGCCGACTGAGTTGGCGACGCCTTGTCCCAGTGGTCCGGTGGTCGTTTCCACCCCGGTGGTCAGATGGCTTTCGGGATGGCCGGGGGTCTTGCTACCGAGCTGCCGGAATTTTTTGATGTCATCGAGGCTGACGGCGGGAAGTCCGGCCGGGCCATGCTGCGGCAGTTGTTTTACCTGCGTCAAATGCAGGATGGAGTAGAGCAACAAGGAAGCATGGCCGACGGAGAGAACGAAACGATCGCGGTCGGGCCAGGCGGCGTCGGCGGGATCGTAACGCAGGTAATTCTGATAGAGGTTGTAAACAATCGGCGAGAGCGAAACCGGCGTTCCGGGATGGCCCGAATTGGCTTTTTGAACCGCGTCCATGGCCAGGCAGCGCATGGTATGGATGCTCAGCAGATCTATTGAACTGCCGTAAGCGGGGTTGGGGGTGCTCACAATCGTGTCCTTCATTCGGTGTAACGAGTCAATCGAATACGCTGCGCATTTTACGAATCAAAGTCCAAAAGGCGGGGAAGAAATCCAAGGAAATGGCAGGGAAAGGAATTCCGCTGGGGACGCGGGGGATTTGCCCGTCCCACCTTTGCCCCGGGCCCACGATTTTCCATGTTTGGATACGAATCCCGACTCATCATTCTGTCTAAAAGCCCCTTTTTCATAATGGTTTACCCTGGAAGGTCATCAGATCATCATTTTTCATATAGTGGAAAACGCGATTTTGATGACCTTCGGTTATTTCTTGGGATATAAGGGCCTTTTGACCAATTTCGAGAATCGGCGGTCAGTAAGCGAATTTGCAGTCTCCTTTCGAGAAATTCGTTCTGAATTGCAAGTAAAACTGGGCCTGATGCTTTGGTCATTCGGCGCTCTTGCGGGTCTTGTCCACGAGTCTGTTTTGCACAGGTTGGTCGCTGAGGCGGCTAGGCAATCCATCGAGAGCGGGCCAGCAATTGAAATCGCGGATCAGACCATTTGTCCGCACGCTTCAGCATAACGGATAAAGGAACGCAGGGCCATGTGGGTTGCCAGGGGGGAGTTTCGTGGAATTCTCGTGCAGTCTTTGTTAGCCCGACTCGGTTGGCCCGATTTTGTTAGCCCGACGCGTGAGCGAGGGCATTAAGTACATATACATTTATAACAAATCAATTAAATATTTTTGTGATAGTAAATAATACGTTCAACGAAACCGGGATATTATGAATTTATATTGCCCTCGCTGACGAGTCTAACAAAGAGAGTGCTCAAGTCGATTGGTCACGAAGCATTTTGCAAATCCCTCAATTAAAGTTGTATTAAACTAAGGTTTTGTTAGACGCGTGAG
The genomic region above belongs to Telmatocola sphagniphila and contains:
- the tkt gene encoding transketolase, with the protein product MSTPNPAYGSSIDLLSIHTMRCLAMDAVQKANSGHPGTPVSLSPIVYNLYQNYLRYDPADAAWPDRDRFVLSVGHASLLLYSILHLTQVKQLPQHGPAGLPAVSLDDIKKFRQLGSKTPGHPESHLTTGVETTTGPLGQGVANSVGMAIAQKWLANYFNRPGFDIFTHRIYALCGDGCMMEGVSNEAGSLAGHLKLNNLCWIYDSNRITIEGSTSLTFTEDTAKRLEALGWNVLHVTDANDLTQLNKAIETFQKTTDKPTFVVANSVIAWGVPGKEGSHTAHGEPLGTKPIAEAKKLMGFDPEKTFEIPDGVYENFANGIGKRGKELSTAWHAKFAEYTKAYPELAKQLELLLKHELPEGWEKGIPAFSSEPTEDPKNPGVKKPAAISGREASGKVLNAVAKSVPWLIGGSADLAPSTKTLLTFEGAGNFQPGTPGGRNFHWGVREHAMGSIINGMALSGVRPYGAGFLIFSDYGRPPFRLASLMGISPIYVFTHDSIGVGEDGPTHQPIEQLSSLRAIPDLYVFRPGDANEVAESWKVLMKLSHNPALMVVSRQDMPILDRSKYAPASGAAKGGYVLADAPNGKPQVILIATGTEVGLAVEAYEKLKADGIAARVVSMPCTEVFDKQDEAYKESVLPKAVTARVAVEMASPMCWYKYVGTTGAVVGMKTFGASAPLKDLLKHFGFTVEKVVTAVKDLLK